Proteins co-encoded in one Brassica rapa cultivar Chiifu-401-42 chromosome A02, CAAS_Brap_v3.01, whole genome shotgun sequence genomic window:
- the LOC103852686 gene encoding MLP-like protein 31, whose translation MAEPSSLLGKLEIEVEIKASAEKFHHMFAERPHHIPKATPGHIKGCDLHDGEWGKVGSIIVWNYVHDGEPKVAKDIIEAVDREKNLFKMRVIEGDLMKEYKNFVLTIQATPKHEGSGSIVHWHIEYEKISEEVAHPETIVQLLTEMSQGIDEHLLTEE comes from the exons ATGGCAGAGCCGTCTAGTTTGCTGGGGAAGCTTGAGATAGAAGTGGAGATCAAAGCTTCGGCTGAGAAGTTCCATCACATGTTCGCAGAGAGACCACACCATATCCCGAAAGCAACTCCAGGCCACATTAAGGGATGTGATCTGCACGACGGCGAATGGGGAAAAGTTGGCTCTATCATCGTCTGGAACTACGTTCATG ATGGAGAGCCAAAGGTGGCGAAGGACATAATAGAAGCTGTGGATCGGGAGAAGAACCTGTTCAAGATGAGGGTTATAGAAGGTGATCTCATGAAAGAGTACAAGAACTTTGTGTTGACGATCCAGGCGACCCCTAAGCATGAAGGGTCCGGAAGTATTGTGCACTGGCACATTGAGTATGAGAAAATTAGTGAGGAGGTGGCTCACCCTGAGACTATTGTCCAGCTCCTTACTGAAATGTCCCAAGGGATCGACGAACATCTCTTGACCGAAGAATAG
- the LOC103852685 gene encoding MLP-like protein 34 gives MAEAAPTEASSLVGKLETEVEIKASAGKFHHMFAGRPHHVSKASPGNIQGCDLHEGDWGKVGSIVYWNYVHDGEAKVAKERIEAVEPEKNLITFRVIEGDLMKEYKSFLLTIQVTPKHGGPGSIVHWHLEYEKISEEVAHPETLLQFCVEVSKEIDEHLLSEE, from the exons ATGGCTGAGGCGGCACCAACTGAGGCGTCTAGTTTGGTCGGAAAGCTTGAGACAGAAGTGGAGATCAAAGCTTCGGCTGGAAAGTTCCATCACATGTTTGCAGGCAGACCACATCATGTCTCCAAAGCATCTCCAGGTAACATTCAAGGTTGTGACCTGCATGAAGGGGACTGGGGAAAAGTCGGCTCTATCGTCTACTGGAACTACGTTCATG ACGGGGAGGCCAAGGTGGCAAAGGAGAGGATCGAGGCAGTGGAGCCGGAGAAGAACTTGATCACGTTCAGGGTTATAGAAGGTGATCTGATGAAAGAGTACAAAAGCTTCTTGCTCACGATCCAGGTGACCCCTAAGCATGGAGGGCCGGGGAGTATTGTGCACTGGCACCTTGAGTACGAGAAGATTAGCGAGGAGGTTGCTCATCCCGAGACTCTCCTCCAGTTCTGTGTTGAAGTCTCCAAAGAGATCGACGAACATCTCTTGTCTGAGGAATAG